In Mauremys reevesii isolate NIE-2019 linkage group 9, ASM1616193v1, whole genome shotgun sequence, the genomic stretch TGAGCAGGGTGAATGCCCAAGTGAATATACTCATCTTTTATATTAGGAGCCGTGAACCGTGTGTTCTTTTCCAGGGATGGTATTGATGCCAGTATAACCACTGGAAGACAGATTCTACCACCTGACAGAGGATCTCCTCGTGAGAATGGTCCCTGAATAGGGAttgggaaaagacggttactcaccgttgtaactgttgttcttcgagatgtgttgctcatatccattccatgtaggtgtgaaCAGGGCCAGTGCCACTTGCACATGTTCCGCGGTCTGTTCTCGAGAGGCCCCCTTGAggagccaatcgtccaggtaggggaacacaTGGAGCCCTTggcgacggaggtgggcggccaccaccgccatgcacttcgtgaagactcgaggtgctgtggagaggccaaagggtagGACTGCAAACTGGAAATGGCGATGGCCCGCTACGAAGCGGAGGTATCGTCTGTGTGGAGGAAAGATGGCTATGTGAAAGTAAGCGTCTTTCATgtcaagggcagcataccagtccccggggtccaaggaagggataatggtccctagggagaccatgcggaactttaaTTTTACTAGAAATTTGTTGAGGCCTCTTAGGTCGAGAATCGGCCTGAGAcccccttttgactttggaatcaGAAAGCAGCGGGAGTAAAAGCCTTTGCCCCAGTCGTTCCGTGGAACCTCCTCTATCGCTCCGATATTGAGGAGCGTTCGGACCTCCTGTAAAAGGAtatgctcgtgagaggggtccctgaagagggactgggagggagggcggaAAGGCAGGGGTgaagcaaactggaggtggtatccgtGCTTCACAGTGCGCAGAACCCAGACATCCGAGGTCAAGAGGGACCACGCcgggaaaaaataagagaggcGGTTGGAAAAGGTGGGGGAAGGATCCGAGACAGGAAAAGGTATGCTGCCCCCGGGCGCGCCTTCAAAAGGACGACTTTGGGTCCGACTGCGGCTTAGAGGAGCCGCGATTCTGGCCGGACTGAGGGCCCGAATATCGTCTACGGGCTCCTCGCCCTCGGCGTCTATTGAAATCCTGACCCCCTCGGGGTACAAAATATGGATGGAAATGCTGAGGGCGGTAGGTGCGTCGCTGGGTTACGGGAGTGTGCATACCCAGGTTGCGCATCGTGACTCTGCCATCTTTTAAAGTTCTGGAGTCTAGAATCGGTTTTGTCCGAGAACAAGGCACTGccctcgaagggcaagtcctgcaaGGTGTACTGAAGCTTGGGCGGAAGAGTGGAGGCCTGGAGCCAGGCAATGCGCCGCATGGTGATTCCGGTCGCTATAGACCTGGCCGCGAAATCCGCCGCATCAAGGGAAGCCTGCAAGGAGGTCCTTGCCACCTTTTTCCCTTCAGCTAGGAAGGCTTTATACTCCTGGCAGGAATCCGAGGGAAGCAATTCCTGAAACTTGTCCATTTCAGTCCAGGTGTTGAAGTCGTAACGACTCAGCGGGGCATGCTGATTGGCTACACGCAGCTGGAGGGCGCCTGCCGAGTATACCTTACGGCCCAGAAGGTCCATATGCCTGGCCTCTTTCGATTTTGGCGCGGGGGCCGGCTGGCCATGACGCTCTCTGTCATTAACCGACTGAACGACCAGAGAAGAAGGAGGCGGATGCATATAAAGGTATTCATACCCTTGAGATGGCACCATGTATTTCCGCTCGACTCCTTTCGCTGTCGGCGGAATAGAAGCTGGCGTTTGCCACAACTTATCCTTTTTTGCCTGGATGGTCTTGATAAAGGGTAGAGCCACCCTGGTAGGCGCGTCTGCCGACAAAATGCTGCAGACCGGGTCGTCGACCTCTGCGACCTCCTCCATCTCGATGTTAATGTTGAGTGCCACTCGTCTGAGGAGGTCTTGATGTGCAGCAAGGGCCAGTGGGGGCGGGCTCGTGGACGACGCGCCCaccaccgcctcgtccggtgaggaagaagaggaaccACCGGGGCGGAGGACCTCCTGGATAAGCTCCTCCCGTTGGGGCTCCTGCTCCAGGTGTTCAGGTGAGGTGGTGGTAGGAGGTGGCTGAACATCCGTACCAGCTGGCGGAGGGCGACTCACTGTTGCCTCTGTGGCCCGACGTTCGGCAGGGACCGTCCGAGATGGAACTATGGGAgccccttgggcctggtggtaagcCCAAGGTGTCCAAAAAGGCCACTGCTGAACTGCTTGTGATTCAGAGTGGGAGTCCTGGAATAAAGCCTCCGGCACATCTGCTTCCCGATCTTGGGAGTAGAGGCTACCTGCCCGGGACGAAGCCGAGGGGTGTCGAGAAGGCCACGGTGGAGCAGATAGGCCTTGGGCAGATGTTCCCACCGATCTGGTGCTTTTGTGCGCCGGGGAACGGTGCCGTGAGGTACTCCGGTGCCGCGATCTGGTCCGGGACCTGCGACCTGGatggtgccgggaggtcgaccgtgaCCGAGAGCTTCGGCGTCGAGAGTGGCTCCGAGTGGAGCGGTGCCAGTAACGAGACCTGGAACAGTGCCGAGACCTGGAACAGTGCCGAGAGTAATACGAAGGCGACCGGGAACGGGAACGGTGCCACGAGTCTGACCGGCGTCGTGTcaaggagcggtgccgggactgcgagcggcgggaCGACCGCGAATGGTGCCGAGATCTTGAATGGCGACGGGACCGTGATCGGGAGCGGTGCCGGTCCGGGGCGCCGACTGAAGGTGGacggatcagggccggctttccAAGCGATCCGACTACCcgcaccagcggtgccgggggtgGCGGTGGTGCCGCATCCGAGATCGTGATCAAGTCCCTCGCCACTTCACAGACTTCCGGCGTGGATGGGACAATCAACTCAACCGCGGCGGGTGCCGGGGAGATAGGTGCCGGACTTGACGGCCCTTGGCGAACCGGAGTCGAGGGCAACGGCTCAGCAGACACTACCGTGGCTGCAGGCACCGGCCGGTGCGTTGGAGCCGTGCCCTCTTGCTGCACCACGGGCGGTGCCGGGTCGGCAGGGGTCTTAGGCTTTCTCGCTTGTGGCGAGAGCGAGCGGCTGTGGCCTGACTTTGACGCAGGCGTCCGGTGCCGAGGAGTAGATGCCGCACCGGTGCGGCCCGGTGCCGAAGAGCCGCTTTTTGGTTCCGAAGGGGGAGCGCTCGGTGCCGAAGACGGAGGGGTtagagccgcctccatgaggagttgtttaAGTCTAATGTCCCTCTCTTTCTTTGTACGAGGCTTGAACGACTtacaaattgggcacttagctgttaagtgcgactcccccaggcacttcaagcAGGAGGAATGTGGATCCCCCGTCGGCATCGGGCGATggcaagccgagcacggcttgaatcctGGGGAGCCGGGCATGAGCTCCAGCCCCGGGGCGGGAAGGGCCTAAGCCCAGAACccgactaactaactaaactCTAACTAATCAACTAGAACTAACTACACTATCTAAATTAACAACTTAGAGAACTATATACACAAATAGAATAGAAAATTGagagaatgctagggaggtggaggacaGCTACGCTGCACTCCACAGTTCTAACGTCCgacacgggtggtaagaaggaactgaggagtgggtgggtcggctggggtatatatccgcggccatagcggcgccactccagggggcgcccagccgacccactgagttgctagggtaaaagtctccgatgaatgtgcacgcggcgcgcacacctacatggaatggatatgagcaagcactcgaagaaaggaaagaaactcGATGGCATAGCTAGAATGGATGATTTCCAGCACTCACTTGTCCACTGTTATTGCACTTCAATTGTGGGAAAGAGTGCTAGACAGCCACCAAAGGGTATTTGAGGATTGGGTGGAGATGTCATTAACAATGGTTCACAAACACCTGAGCATCCCATCAAAAGTATCTTTGGCTGGGGGGTAATCCGGGTTCATGTGGTTGACGTGGAAGGTGCAGGGCATTATGGCTTTTGTACCCTCTGTCCTTTATGAGACAGTTCATAGGATTGCTGATGGTAAAATAGTTGAGGTATAGGCCTGGGTTTGTAGGGATGTTTGTGGTATTTCCTCTTTGGAGCTGGTGTTTATATACCCAGGGTGCGAGGGCTGCCCTGGAGTCCTTTAATGAATGCAAAGACTCAGAAGTCTTTTAGTTGAAAAGGTTGGTCTCCATTGCATTCTGCACCTCCCTGAGAAACCTTAAGTGTAGCCATGTCACTGTTGCCCTTGATGCACTGTCCATTGCATCAGCAGTAAATTGTAATGCAGTTTTGGCCCCGAACTTGCTTTCATCAATAAGGGCCTGAAATAGAGCCCGTCTTGCTGAAGTAATTTGCCCTTAAAAATCTAAGAACTTTGAATAATTCAGAAAATCATATGTAGCCAACAGCACTTGATCATTATATATTCTGAACTGGAGGCTGCTAGATGTTAATACCTTCCCTCACCAGCAGATCCAGATGCTTGGCTTCCTTGCGGGGTTTGGCTCGTGGATATTGCTGCCTAGATCTTTCTGTGGCAGCCTTAACAAACCAGGGAATTTGGTGTGATAAATAGAAACTTCACTCCCTTAACCGGGACAAAGTTACACAGCTCAGCCCTCTGGGGTAAGGGTGCATATTCTCCCTCTATGGCATATGGTTCTTACTGGCTCTGGTATGGCTTCAATCATTGGGAGTGCTATTGGGCTGAACCCTGTGAGTTGCAGAATATCTAGGAGCTTGTGTTGTGTATCCTGGACCTCTATCAGGGAGATCAGGAGCTCCTTCACCACCCTGCGTAGCAGCTTTTGAAATTGCTTGTAATAATCTGGAGGGGATGGCAAAGCTGGGGTAACTGCATTGGGAACTAGGAATAGCCTTGCCAGTACTGGTGGAACCAGTGGATCCAGCTTGTAGTCGTATATAAGGTCTGGCTGCTCTCTTggaggggaggagtggaatgATTCCTTATTAGATCCCACCAACCATGGGTATCATGTATGGGGCCCACTAACCCCAGCAGGATGGATCAAAGGTGCATCATGGAAGCCCCAAGGCATGGGGTACCATTAGtcccaaggggggaggggaggtgtctgCATACAGGTTGGTTCCAGGAAGCTCTTGATCGCCTGTGTGGACATCTCCATTGGAGGAGGCAATGATGGTTCCTCAATGACAAAAAGGCCAGATCCACGTCAATCAGGAGTCTCAACAGTTCTGTCAGACCAAAGCTGCAGCTAACAGACAGGATGGCAGATGGACTTATCCCATAGCCCAGCAGTTCTCAGTCTTTCAACCTAGGTGGTATTGCTGCCATTGCTACTGATGGTGCAGAGTCTCATTCCGATAAAGCCCTCCTCTTGTTATCATGATTCTGTGACTTAGGACATTCTAAATCTTTGGGGGCTGGGCATGGAGGATTGTACTACCTGGACATGTCCTCTTTGGAGTGGACTTACAGGGGGATCTGCTCTTGTGTTTCTGAGAACATTTCCTGCTCTCCTGACCAACTCTAGAGATCTGATTTCCCTTGCTCCTAAATCAGCCGTGTGGTAGGAGGAGTGCAACTCACTGACTCTGGCCAATGtaccagggcagggagagggtccCCCAGGCTGGGTCTGCCTGGCATCTCACAGTCTTTTCCATTAGGTGCTTTTTAAGCAAGATGTCCTGCACAGGCTGGGCATGGCTAGGGAAGCAACGACAAATATTTCACTTGGTTGACATATGCACTTTCCTAAAGCAGAAAAGGCAGTGCTGGTGGCTGTTGCTGACCAAGAATGAGCAGGGATCGAAGAGAGAATTTTTAACAGCCCAGTGTTCTGGGCATAATCTAATTCCCATAAAGGGAGCCGGAAGGGTTCCCTGGGGTAGGAAATCTAATTAAACATGACATATATTATTAAAACTATTTACACCAGCTACATTGAAGAtaaaatttaaatatatacagATTCAGTTCCAATGCAGGCCATGCACCAGTAAGGAGAAACTGGAGAGGTGCTTGGTCTGCCCCACCCCTTAAACTCTCAGTGCAGCACATGAGAGCAGGGGCACCAGTGTACACCAAAGGACACTGTTTGTAAAGCTGAATGTTTTAGCTACCAACAGTGCTATTGTACAGGATTAGAGGGAGAAACAAAAACTTCTAAAAATGACTTCAAATACCTTTTCTGTATATGAAAAGTCACAATGCTAAAATCCAGAATTTTAGGCCCTTCCAGGGTTATATGCAGGATGCAAATGCTGGCTTCCATTGGGAGAGTGGAAATATTTCTCTTTCTATGAGGATAAGTGCTCCTATTTCTAGCCCTAATCACCTGTGAGTATGCCAGACTAATTTTGTGACATTTTTACCTACAAAAAATTGTTCCTGTGTGGGACTGAACCTCTTTGTAAAGTTTTATATAGTATTAATTCAATGATAGTCCAAGGTACCTGAATGGTCCAGCTTTTAGATGAGAAGCGCTGATATCTGTTGGTAGAAGAGATGGTCAGACCAGGACAGTGGCAAGATCTTCAGTCTATTGGGGGTAGATCTTCAATCCCGGTACAAGGGAAAACCCATGCTGTGTCAATATAGTCAGTATAATTTTtaggaacaaaaaacaaacattttcaattaACTAGATTTTAACTTAGATTAGTTAGGGAATGGTTACGAGAAGACACTTGGTTTaaatgggaaagaaaaagaagagagactCTCCAGGTCCCCATCTCTCATATCTGTGAGCACATGCCCACCGGGTACACTGAATTTGTAACAAGCCAAGGGCGAACATTTTGGTGGGAATCTCTTTGAAGTATTTACAGGATACCACTACTTAAaggattttgttttgaaacaTCTCCACACAGGAAACTCTGATTGTtatatatttttgtatatttGATTATAGTTTACATAATTCCACTGAAAAAACATGAAGTTAGAGGGAGgaaactcaatttaaaaaaaagggtttAGTATTTTAAATTGTGAACTGTTCTTCTTCTTATGAAAAATTTAAACCTACCTGTGGTTTTTCCAATATGTGTGGAAAATTATGtttttgcagaatccaaacaaaGAAACTCAAAGGAACATCAATTACTTTCCATATTTGTTGACAGTTTTAGTAAATATGTTGAATTAAATTTAGTGCAAAGTCTCATTGCTAATTAGAGCGGCACAAATAACTGATCTGTTGGTTTGCTAGCTgatccaaaaaaattaaaaaacaaattcacTTCAGGCCAACAAAAGCAATTCTCCCCACAAATTGTTGGtgaaccaacagaagttgggggggggggggagaacaaaaacaaaaaacctgttcGGGGGTGAACAAAATGTTTGGGGTtgaacaaaatgaaatgaaacacttaattaagagtttttaaagaaaaataaaattgaagcatacttagaaacaaaatgaaattttgaataGAAAAAATGAAAAGAGTTTGATtaattaaatttcaaaacaaaacatttttattttttcagaaatTTTTTTGGAGGGCTGATGGGAGGAGTTTCGACCAAAACAATTTGTTTCAGTCAAcacaaatttgtgaaatgttttggctGATCTGAACCTGCATTTTTCGGCAAAAAAGGTTTAGCcaaaaaaaatttcacccagctctagtgttAACACTATACAATGAAAATAATTAAACTGAACAATAAAAAGTGGTAGCCTGTTTGAACACTTGTTAGTTAATTGGCTTACCATAGACCAGATGATTAAACTCATACAAAGCTGAAAAGAACGATGAAATTAAAATATTAGGCACATTATCAGTGAAGGAGAACATTCCCAGAATCAGCATAAATAAGAAACAAAGACTCCAAAGAACCTTGGAGTGCAAGAGATGCATTTTATTGTATGCTCATTACGATGAGTAACACATTTAGAAATAATAATCCCACGTAACAGTGACAATCTTATTTTACAGCGTGTACATCATTTTTTACAGCCACATAAAACACTTATTTTTCTAAGAGATTTCCCAATTTAGCTTTCTGAAGTttagaaatataaaaaaaatttattCTCAGGGAACTGATTCTCATCTGGTGCAAAAACAAAATATGAACATTATCTGAAACACAAAGCCACAATATAGCATGAAGTAAAGTTACAATTTATCATGTGAACAGCTGTGTGCAAACATGAAGCAACTAAAAGTAAAAAAGTACACATTATATGCATAACATTTATGAACAGGTTTTTCATTAAATAGCCCTAGACCAGCTTGTTATATTAAGCGCCATTTGATTTGCAGCATGCTAACACAAAGCATTGTTTAAAGGGATGcatattttaaatgtatacaCTGTAAACTGAAGATCCACCTCCAAACTCTAGTGGCAGCATATTTTTCTGGTTAAATACTGCATATATACTTTCTTACAGATTGAAAATGCATGTTTATAGTATGGTAGAGATTTTTAAAGAACCGATTAAAAGGTGCAATTTTATGTCTATACTGAAAATTTTATATGAGCAGGTAGGACTAGAATAGACATACCTGTTATAAACACTGCCCTAAAGAACCTCTaagtattttgtattttaattcaAGAAAACTATTGTGTTCTTTGAATCTTTTTTAATACTCTTTTTAGAGATCTTAAAGtagtaatgaaaaaaaaaaaacagtgttgAGACAACACTATCAGCTGCattcattttttccttttaaaagaaatGACAGATTCAAAGGTATTTGTCATGTGCCATACTAAACAACATTCAACTGCAGTTTCAGATAAAAAAGGGaaattatatacatacatatttttAACCCTAGCACCGGACCACCACCTTTGAGCTCATAACATTATGCAATATTTTTAACATCATATCCTGCCATAAAATAGGTTAGCAGCTctgaaaatagttttaaaaaattactcaCTGAACCTAGACTAATAAAGGAAACAAAAAGGTTTCCcaatgaaatgttaaaaaaaaaaaaaagggagaaaccCCCAAATTTGACCAGTTCTGGAATTCAATTTCCAGGCACAATTTAAAAACATAATGACCAAGTGATTGCCTTATATTCTTTTCAAAACTGCATAAAAAGCCAGAATTGGTTGCCTTGACAAAAAGTTTGTAAATACCCCACCACAACTGAAGTTTTCATATTGGAGACAAATGCTGTTACTGATTAAATGGTTAACACAATCATCTTCATTTTCACTCTGTAGCTTAACAATGTATAATACTATTAAATAGAAGACATTCAGCAATCCTTCTGCAACCTTTCAGACATTCATCCATCTTTCTGCATTCTATAGTGCTCTTTAGGTTCTGATAAGCCACAATCTTAGGACTATGAGACCCCTGTCAACCTTAATACTTTTAAGACTTTTAATATAAAGAATGTAAAGTTATGATTTAATATCAAGCTTTGAAACCAGGAGAAACAgttcatgagatttttttccccaattagCATATCACAGTTTCTAAATTGCTTCCTTCTCAACATCATATATTACATTATGGCCTCTTTGTGATGCCTCATTAtatgttgatttttttctgaTGGTCTACGGAACCCCTTTTTGCAGTATTCACACCTGTGTGGATAGTCTTTTGTGTGTATTGATATTACATGTCGTTTAAAGCCTGATGCATCCGTAGTGCTATATTCACAATACTGGCATTGATACACTTTTCTTCCACTGTGGGTCTTCATGTGCTTCTTAAGTTCATTTTGCTGCCTAAATCCTCTCTTGCACCTTTTGCATTTAAAAGGCAGGTCCTTGGTGTGAACTGAGAGGATATGCCCACTAAGTACAAAAGGATCTGAAGTTTTAAAGTCACAGTGCCTACACTGATGTATCTTTTTACCTTTGTGGGTTTCACTATGCTTTTTGAGCTCAGATGGACGATGGAAGCCTTTTTCACACACCTCACATTTGTGGGGAAAGTCCTTCGTGTGAACCGAAATAATGTGTCGTTTCAGGTCGCTTGAGTTGGTGCTCTTATGGTCACAATGTGGACACTGATGAGTCTTATGTCCTTGAAATAACTCTGTGTGCTGAAGAAGTTCTTTTTCATCTGTGAATGCTTGGGGACAGTGTTCACATTTAAATGGTAAATCAGTCCCATGTTTGGTTTTTATGTGTGTTTTCAGATTGGATTGATCAGCACATCTGAAGACACAGTGCTGACACTGGTATGGCTTTTCCCCTGTGTGGGTCCTCATATGCTTTTTAAGCTCAGATGGATGACGGAATCCTTTCCCACACTCAACACAAACATGAGGAAAGTTCTTACTGTGAACTGCAAGCAGATGTCTATTCAGCAGTCCCTGTTCTGCAGTCTCATAGTCACAGTATTTGCATTTGTGTAGTTTAGGCTCCTTGTCCCTCAATATCAGTTTATTAGAACTCAATGGGCTTGCCTCTCTGTATCTCCTTGTATATTCTGTAAACTCATGGGTTTTGTCAACTTTATTTATAAGTTTATGGCTTTCCAGATGGTTGTGGAAACTTACTTTTTTGTTAGTTGTAAAGTCACAGTCCGTACACTGGTATTTCTTCTTAATCATATGATCTGGGTGGTTCTTCATATGCCTTTTCAGGAATCCTCTGGATTTAAATTTTTTCCCACATATGTGACAAGGGTAGACAGTTAAGGGCTGTCCGTCAGGACCTATTATAACAGCTGTTTTCAAACAAACAGAAGACATTATGAAGAAAATTGATAAAAGTGCTGAATTAAAAAGAACTGTTCAAGAACATTTACTTGAACTTCACACACAGAGCAAATAGTTTAGTAGCTTTAAACAACCAAAACCCAGATATCTACAATTTTAAATACAGTTAAAAGAGTTGACTGAAGCAAGGCATAAAACCCCAATGCTACCCCAATGCATGGGCATTGGTGGCACTTGTTTCC encodes the following:
- the ZNF711 gene encoding zinc finger protein 711 isoform X3, translated to MDDVGEKLDHIGSTPLKISTEVSHDDVSKDDGFGSEVIKVYIFKAEAEDDVEIGGTEIVTESDFHNGHSVAGVIEQGGIGRMQREKMVYMAVKDSSQEDEDISCAEIADEVYMEVIVGEEEATSLPDTQLEDSGVNKTFVPVAWAAAYGDERRLPRRYEDCQAAGNNLDTRLENKNGNAAQYLQICDSINTNRALKQKAKKRRRGETRQWQTAVIIGPDGQPLTVYPCHICGKKFKSRGFLKRHMKNHPDHMIKKKYQCTDCDFTTNKKVSFHNHLESHKLINKVDKTHEFTEYTRRYREASPLSSNKLILRDKEPKLHKCKYCDYETAEQGLLNRHLLAVHSKNFPHVCVECGKGFRHPSELKKHMRTHTGEKPYQCQHCVFRCADQSNLKTHIKTKHGTDLPFKCEHCPQAFTDEKELLQHTELFQGHKTHQCPHCDHKSTNSSDLKRHIISVHTKDFPHKCEVCEKGFHRPSELKKHSETHKGKKIHQCRHCDFKTSDPFVLSGHILSVHTKDLPFKCKRCKRGFRQQNELKKHMKTHSGRKVYQCQYCEYSTTDASGFKRHVISIHTKDYPHRCEYCKKGFRRPSEKNQHIMRHHKEAIM
- the ZNF711 gene encoding zinc finger protein 711 isoform X2, with protein sequence MDPGGGSLGLQTQESKMPHTMIMQDFVAGMAGTAHIDGDHIVVSVPEAVLVSDVVTDDGITLDHGLAAEVVQGPDIITETDVVTEGVIVPESVLEADVAIEEALDTSDHVLTSDLITETVRVPDQVFVADLVTGPDGHLEHVVQDSVSGADSPTMVSEEVLVTNSDSETVIQAASTVPGSTVTIKTEDDDDGKSTSEDYLMISLDDVGEKLDHIGSTPLKISTEVSHDDVSKDDGFGSEVIKVYIFKAEAEDDVEIGGTEIVTESDFHNGHSVAGVIEQGGIGRMQREKMVYMAVKDSSQEDEDISCAEIADEVYMEVIVGEEEATSLPDTQLEDSGVNKTFVPVAWAAAYGDERRLPRRYEDCQAAAVIIGPDGQPLTVYPCHICGKKFKSRGFLKRHMKNHPDHMIKKKYQCTDCDFTTNKKVSFHNHLESHKLINKVDKTHEFTEYTRRYREASPLSSNKLILRDKEPKLHKCKYCDYETAEQGLLNRHLLAVHSKNFPHVCVECGKGFRHPSELKKHMRTHTGEKPYQCQHCVFRCADQSNLKTHIKTKHGTDLPFKCEHCPQAFTDEKELLQHTELFQGHKTHQCPHCDHKSTNSSDLKRHIISVHTKDFPHKCEVCEKGFHRPSELKKHSETHKGKKIHQCRHCDFKTSDPFVLSGHILSVHTKDLPFKCKRCKRGFRQQNELKKHMKTHSGRKVYQCQYCEYSTTDASGFKRHVISIHTKDYPHRCEYCKKGFRRPSEKNQHIMRHHKEAIM